A stretch of the Streptomyces venezuelae genome encodes the following:
- a CDS encoding YceI family protein, with product MFGRRRGSETAGNSSQSTSATLTLPPAAGLLSCRVLDTVHQPVRQARFEVTDPIGRRIVSGETDPYGGFTAAVPEGEYRMSVTAEGYAPFHGATLVGEGAQPGTGEIILETVEPPLLPQPGHWELDPGHSAIGFTARHIGLARLRGRFNTFAGAVRIADRMEDSSMHVIIDAASIHTGLKLRDDHLRSADFLDAARYPTVEFYSERFIHRSGSRWAVAGALTLHGVSRSVTLDAQYLGLGTGLEGEPRAACRATAELQREDFALNWQSVLAHGIAAIGSTVEVELDVQIVHKA from the coding sequence ATGTTCGGGCGCCGGCGGGGGTCGGAGACGGCCGGAAACTCCAGTCAGTCCACATCCGCGACACTGACCCTGCCGCCCGCGGCGGGTCTGCTCTCCTGCCGTGTCCTCGACACGGTCCACCAGCCGGTCCGCCAGGCCCGGTTCGAGGTCACCGACCCGATCGGGCGGCGGATCGTCAGCGGGGAGACCGACCCGTACGGCGGGTTCACCGCGGCGGTCCCGGAGGGCGAGTACCGGATGTCGGTGACGGCCGAGGGGTACGCGCCGTTCCATGGTGCGACCCTGGTCGGCGAGGGCGCCCAGCCGGGCACCGGGGAGATCATCCTGGAGACGGTCGAACCGCCGCTGCTGCCGCAGCCGGGCCACTGGGAGCTCGACCCGGGGCATTCCGCCATCGGATTCACGGCCCGTCACATCGGACTGGCGCGGCTCCGGGGCAGGTTCAACACCTTCGCCGGGGCGGTCCGGATCGCCGACCGGATGGAGGACTCCTCCATGCACGTGATCATCGACGCCGCCAGCATCCACACCGGCCTGAAGCTGCGCGACGACCACCTGCGCTCTGCGGACTTCCTGGACGCGGCGCGGTATCCGACGGTCGAGTTCTACAGCGAGCGGTTCATCCACCGCAGCGGCAGCCGCTGGGCCGTGGCGGGAGCCCTCACCCTGCACGGCGTGAGCCGCTCGGTCACCCTCGACGCCCAGTACCTGGGCCTCGGCACGGGCCTGGAGGGCGAGCCGCGTGCGGCCTGCCGGGCCACCGCCGAGTTGCAGCGCGAGGACTTCGCGCTGAACTGGCAGTCCGTGCTGGCCCATGGGATCGCGGCGATCGGCTCGACCGTCGAGGTCGAACTGGACGTCCAGATCGTCCACAAGGCCTGA
- the holA gene encoding DNA polymerase III subunit delta, whose translation MATRKNPTDDPLAPLTLAVGQEDLLLDRAVREVVTAARAADADTDVRDLTPDQLQPGTLAQLTSPSLFAERKVVVVRNAQDLSADTIKDVKAYLDAPVEEITLVLLHAGGAKGKGLLDAARKAGAREIACPKMTKAGDRLAFVRGEFRALGRSATPEASQTLVDAIGSDLRELASAVTQLCADVEGTIDEAVVGRYYTGRAEASSFEVADRAVEGRAAEALEALRWSLSTGVAPVLVTSALAQAVRAIGKLASAPRGARPGDLARDLGMPPWKIDRVRQQMRGWSADGVATALRAIAAADAGVKGGGDDPEYALEKAVVAVARAARPQRPPR comes from the coding sequence ATGGCCACCAGGAAGAATCCCACCGACGATCCGCTCGCCCCGCTCACCCTCGCGGTGGGGCAGGAGGACCTGCTGCTCGACCGCGCGGTGCGGGAGGTCGTGACGGCCGCCCGGGCCGCCGACGCCGACACCGACGTCCGCGACCTCACCCCCGACCAACTGCAGCCCGGCACGCTCGCCCAGCTGACGAGTCCGTCGCTCTTCGCCGAGCGCAAGGTCGTGGTCGTCCGCAATGCGCAGGACCTGTCCGCGGACACGATCAAGGACGTCAAGGCGTACCTCGACGCCCCGGTCGAGGAGATCACCCTCGTCCTGCTGCACGCGGGCGGCGCAAAGGGCAAGGGGCTGCTGGACGCAGCCAGGAAGGCCGGCGCCCGGGAGATCGCCTGCCCGAAGATGACCAAGGCGGGCGACCGTCTGGCCTTCGTCCGCGGCGAGTTCCGGGCCCTCGGCCGCTCCGCCACGCCGGAGGCCTCCCAGACCCTGGTGGATGCGATCGGCAGCGACCTGCGCGAGCTCGCCAGCGCGGTGACGCAGCTCTGCGCGGACGTCGAGGGCACCATCGACGAGGCGGTGGTCGGCCGCTACTACACCGGCCGCGCGGAAGCGTCCAGCTTCGAGGTCGCCGACCGGGCGGTCGAAGGCCGGGCCGCGGAGGCGCTGGAGGCGCTGCGCTGGTCCCTGTCCACCGGGGTGGCGCCGGTGCTCGTCACCAGTGCACTGGCCCAGGCGGTCCGTGCGATCGGGAAGCTCGCCTCCGCCCCGCGCGGCGCCCGCCCGGGGGATCTGGCGCGGGACCTGGGCATGCCGCCGTGGAAGATCGACCGGGTCCGGCAGCAGATGCGGGGCTGGTCGGCGGACGGCGTCGCCACGGCGCTCCGCGCGATCGCCGCGGCCGACGCAGGGGTGAAGGGCGGGGGCGACGACCCCGAGTACGCCCTCGAAAAGGCGGTCGTCGCGGTAGCCCGCGCAGCCCGCCCCCAACGCCCTCCCCGCTGA
- a CDS encoding protein-L-isoaspartate O-methyltransferase family protein: MSGQGERKLAQQVEGILAAEHPPAETVAADLLGDMEYHGGRIAFYVRHSFRERGRRTEDSLTAVANWDAAIALKSETLDTGPWGKAVSLARVIRDLLRAQQDHVDWLNATAEPTDPMTPAPCRGGPSTTRPPSHQQTGERHDRQRQARRTARGQAMDAAAHPAEPRRQSAEQVGSVNRDTCRTALSTMGLLQPPWLADAFDRVDREAFVPDTLWLPIRDAKGLWRFIDRGTDPEGWKHAVWNPHQSVVTQLDDGSTRPEGPASGDFTSSVSALDVVMRKLQHLDLREDHQVLEIGYASGYHTAMVCERVGSARVTAVEVDDGLAAVGAHNLKSAGYMPDLVCGDGLRGVATRAPFDRIISTAALRRVPCAWVEQAAPAAVILTPFGTAYSNAGLLRLHVDDERAQGWFVGESAYMWIRSERPTPVLQLPEEFIGRPSPIDPAQILGSTHLQDFAIGLQVADISYSHRGEGRERRVQFVDTAGTSATIVRYGDWWAGDAVRSWGPRDLWAEVTTAYTWYETHGRPHITRFGVTVDPDGQRVWLDDPHHAVGT; encoded by the coding sequence GTGAGCGGCCAGGGGGAGCGCAAGCTCGCGCAGCAGGTCGAGGGCATCCTCGCCGCTGAGCACCCGCCGGCCGAGACGGTGGCGGCCGACCTGTTGGGAGACATGGAGTACCACGGCGGGCGCATCGCCTTCTACGTGCGGCACTCGTTCCGCGAGCGAGGACGTCGCACTGAGGACTCGTTGACAGCCGTCGCGAACTGGGACGCCGCCATCGCGCTGAAGTCAGAAACCCTGGACACCGGGCCGTGGGGCAAGGCTGTGTCTCTGGCCAGGGTGATCCGCGACCTCCTGCGCGCGCAGCAAGACCACGTCGACTGGCTCAACGCGACCGCGGAGCCGACAGACCCGATGACTCCCGCACCTTGCCGGGGCGGGCCGAGCACGACACGACCACCGTCCCACCAGCAGACAGGAGAACGCCATGACCGACAACGGCAAGCACGGCGGACCGCCCGAGGACAAGCCATGGACGCCGCCGCCCACCCCGCCGAGCCCCGACGGCAGTCGGCCGAGCAAGTCGGCTCCGTGAACCGGGACACCTGTCGTACGGCCCTGAGCACCATGGGGCTGCTGCAACCTCCCTGGCTGGCCGATGCGTTCGACAGGGTCGACCGTGAAGCATTCGTGCCCGACACGCTGTGGCTGCCCATCCGAGACGCCAAGGGGCTGTGGCGGTTCATCGACCGGGGCACGGACCCGGAGGGGTGGAAGCACGCCGTTTGGAACCCCCACCAATCGGTGGTCACTCAGTTGGACGACGGAAGCACCCGGCCCGAGGGCCCGGCGTCCGGCGATTTCACGTCCTCGGTGTCCGCCCTGGACGTTGTGATGCGCAAGCTCCAGCACCTGGACCTCCGCGAGGACCACCAGGTGTTGGAGATCGGGTACGCGTCCGGCTACCACACCGCGATGGTGTGCGAGCGGGTCGGCAGTGCGCGGGTCACCGCGGTGGAGGTCGACGATGGGCTTGCCGCGGTGGGGGCGCACAACCTCAAGTCGGCCGGCTACATGCCGGATCTGGTATGCGGGGACGGGCTTCGAGGTGTGGCCACCCGGGCGCCGTTCGACCGGATCATCAGTACGGCCGCGCTCAGGCGCGTGCCCTGCGCATGGGTCGAACAGGCGGCCCCGGCTGCGGTGATCCTCACCCCTTTCGGAACCGCGTACAGCAACGCCGGCCTGCTGCGGCTGCACGTCGACGACGAGCGGGCGCAGGGCTGGTTCGTTGGGGAGTCCGCGTACATGTGGATCCGCAGCGAGCGGCCGACACCCGTGCTTCAGCTACCGGAGGAGTTCATCGGCCGGCCGTCCCCGATCGACCCGGCGCAGATCCTGGGGAGTACCCACCTCCAGGACTTCGCGATCGGTCTCCAGGTGGCGGACATCTCGTACTCGCACCGCGGCGAGGGCAGGGAACGGCGGGTCCAATTCGTAGACACTGCGGGCACCTCGGCCACGATCGTCCGGTACGGCGACTGGTGGGCAGGTGACGCGGTCCGTTCCTGGGGACCGCGTGATCTGTGGGCGGAGGTGACGACCGCGTACACCTGGTACGAGACGCACGGCCGACCGCACATTACCCGCTTCGGGGTCACCGTCGACCCGGACGGACAGCGCGTGTGGCTGGACGATCCGCACCATGCCGTGGGTACCTGA